A window of Verrucomicrobiia bacterium genomic DNA:
GCCATGGTTTTGGGGCCCGGTTCCTTGACGTTTGGGTTTGCAGGATTGCTGAGATCCCTCCAGGCGGCGTGCGGCAGGGAACCCATGGTATCCTCGCCCAGCAGCCAGTCGTCTCGATCGACCATGCAGGCGAAGAAGTCGGCCATGTGTTCGTGGAGGGCGCCGGGCTGGTTTTCGTAGCGGAAGGCGGCGGCGTTATCGACGACACCGTGGGTCAGTTCGTGGGCGGCGATATCGAGGGCGGCAGGGAGCATTCCGGGGGCCGTGTGTTGCTCGCCATCCCCGAAGACCATGAGGTTCAGGTTGGGATTGAAGAAGGCGTTGTCCTGGTAGAGCCGGCCCTGGGAATCCTTGAACCGGGCATGGATCAGGCCCGTGATGTTGATCCCCCGACCGTCGAATGAGCGGCGTTGATGGGTTTCCTCGTAGTACCGGTAGATCTCGCGGAAATGGTTCATCACGCTCACCACCGTGGGATCCCAGGCGTTGGGGTGGTTGGCCCGGGCGTAGCCGACCCCTTCGCGCAGCGCCACCTCGACATCGCGCTGTCCGACATCGAACACGCAAATGGCGCCGGCCATGTTCGTGTACACCGGGGGTTGCGACCGGGCGGCGTCGTACATCGGCAGCGAGGTGTCGATCGCCAGAAACTCCGAACCCTGCTGCCAGGAGTGCACCGGGCGCGACTGCCCAAGCAGATCCGCCGCTCCTCCCACCGCCGCAGCGCGATAAACCGTGGGCGTGACCCGGAGGACGCTTCCATCCGATGCGGCCAGATACACCCGCCAGCCGGAGCCGACCGAGGGAACCAGCTCCACCCGGTAGGCAGGGACAGGACTGACCTGCGGGTTCCAGTAGTAGAGACGGGTGACCGTCGGGGGAACGAGTGGCGGCCCGACAGCGTTCACGGCAGCCCGGACCCGTTCGATCGCCCCGGCGTCATCGAGGGAGAACACCGGACGATCGAGTCCCGCCGGGGTGGCGGCATAGGCGCCGCCGATTCCGACGGGAATTCCGGCCGGGCTGAAGTGGACCACCACCTGGGCTCCGTCGATGGGGAAGCCATGGTGTTGCCGATTAAGCCGGACATGGATCATGCCGAGTTCGTCGGCGTCCGGATCCTGGGCGACCCATTCGGCGTCCGGATCCCGGATGCGCATCAGGCGGGCCAGGGACGACACCGTGGCCATGGCCATGCCCGCGTAGTCGGCCCGTTCCCGGGCCGCGGCATACGCCGGATTGCCTTCGGCAAGGAACGACAGATCCCCCCGCAACCAGCGCAGGGTTCCGCTGGGACCATCCATCTGGAGGGAACCGCCGGGTCCGATCCGGTCCGCCACCGCATCGATGGCGGCCTGCTGTTCCGCGTCCAGGCCTCGGCGTCCGCGATCGCGAGGCTGACCGCGGAGAGGCGCTCGAGACGCCCCGGTGTCGGGACCGACCCTGGCGCGAAGACCGTCAAGGATCTGCCGGGCGACCCGGTCGCGAGCGGCCTCCACGCCCAGTGGATCCCCCGGACGTTCCCGCGCGTTCCGGGCGCGCTCGATCAGATCGGGCGCCTTGTCGAGCCTCGTGGCCCGCTCCGGATCGCGGACGGCCACGGCATTCGTGGGGATGACGGTGAGGGCGGTGATACTGAAGTCCGCCGGCCGGCGGTCCGGTGCTGCAAGCCGGCTGATCCACAGCCACCCGGCAACTGCCAGGAGAAGGCCGGTGGCGATCCAACCGGCGAGGCGACGCTGTTTCATCTTTGGCCCTTGGGTTGCGCACGGGTCGGAGGGTGTCCGATGACCGGCTGCCAGGGCCGGGCGGCCGGTGACGACATCCCCGATCCGTCATGGTTCGACTTCAACGAGCAGAAATCCGTGGGGCTCCGTTCCCGGAGGCGACGTCCAGGACGTGACCGCACCGGAGGCAGTAAGTCCCGTGACCATGGGCGTGCCGAACGGACCGGCACCGGTGAGCGACGATGACCGGCGAACGGCATAGCGTTTTCCGGGCACGCTGGACCAGGTCACGATCAGTGCCCGCCCATCGGGTCCGCGGGTGACCGACAAGAGGCGAAGCAGCGAATCGGCCCGGGTCGGATCCGTGCCGGCCACATACTCAAAGCGGTCCAGGAAGCCGTCGCCGTCCGCATCCGAGGTGGCAGTCAGCACGAGGCCATGCTGCTGAATCCAGGAATCGGGGATGTTCCAGGGGTTGGCTTCGGCCCACGGGCGAACGGGATGCAGGGTTACGAGGACTTCGGCTGGAGACCCCAGCCGGGCGGTTCCCCCCGGATCGGATAGCCGAACCGTGAAGGTGCGGGGTTCCAGTCCCAACCGATCCCGATGCAGGGGAATCCGAATCTCGGCGACGGACTGTCCGCCGGCTAAGGTCACCTGTCCCTGGACCGCCTCGAAGTCGGTGCCGGCGCGGGCGGTGCCCTCGAAGGTGGCAAAAGGGACAGCCACAGCAGTGGCCAGTCCGACCGTTCGCCTCAGGGTGAGGCGACATTCCCCGTCGGCCATGTGGACGACCGCCGTCGGCGCCGGGAACTGGATCTGCCCGACGACCGTGGGGTGAACCATTTCGTAGGCACCGAGATCCGCGCCGGGGAAGCCGTCGGCGTCGCCATCGAGCGGGCGCGGCAGGCCATCCGCGTCGTTCTCGGGGGCGAACGCTGGATCTCCTGCGTCGATGCACAGCGAGCCGGGTTGGAGTCGAAAATCGCCATCGAGGGAGCGGAAGCGGGGATCGACGGACAGGTCCGAAGGATGGAACAAGGGAGCGCCGGGGATGCCGAAGGCGCCAACGGTTTGGTAGTCGCGGTCCTGGTTGGCGAAGACGTTGTTACGGACGAGAAGGGGGCTGACCGGGCTGGCCTGACGATTGAAGAGGCCGCTGCTGTTGTGGGCGATGATGTTGTTCGCCAGCACGAGGGTGGGGTGGGCAAGGAGATACAGGTGGATGCCGCCTCCGAAATTGAGACCGAAGAATTCCGCGGTGTTGCCGAGGATGGAGTTGTGGGCGACCAGGAGGGTTCCTCCGCCGTCCTCGCCGCCGGTGAGGGACATGCCTCCCCCGTAGCCGCCTCCTTCGAGGGTCCCGCTTCGGTTGAGCAGGACGAGGTTGTTGACGATGCGACCGGCACAGAAGAGGACATGGAGACCGGCTCCCTCGTGCGAGGTCACATTTCGCAGAATCCGATTGCGGGCGACTTCGAGGCGGTCGGCCAGGGTCCAGCCCAGACCGCGGCTGTTCCAGAGGGAGATGCCCTTGCCTGAATTGTCGGCGATTTCGCAATCAAGAATCCGAGGCTGGCTGAACGAGGCGAAGAGGCCGCCGCCATCCGAGGCCGCATTCCGGGCAAGGACACACCGCTCGATCGTTCCAAGGGAGCGGTCCAGGTGGATGCCGCCCCCGAGGCCGCGTCCATCGGCGCCGGCGGCGTTGTCGGTAAGCCGGCAATCGGTGATCCAGGGGTCGGCCCCGAAACCGCCAATGGCGCCGCCCAGGTTGGCGACGTTGCCCGTCACGGTGCATCCGGCGATGCGCGGTCCGGAGTAGTAGCACTCCATGCCGCCCCCCTGGTCGGAGGGTCCGCCAGTCAACCGGCCGCCTTGAACGCGGAATCCATCCACCGTGTGGACTCGATGGCCACCCCAGATGAGCAGGACCCGATTGCGGGAAGTTCCGTCGATGACCGTCGCGTGCGCGTCCGGATTGCGCTCTGCCCGCGTGATCTCGCCTCCGACGAAGCCCCCGTAAAGATGCACATGGGGCGGGAGAACCAGATTTTCGCGGTAGGTGCCGGCAGCCACCCAGATCTCGCCACCCCCAATCCCGGGAGCCGCATCCAGAGCGGCCTCATGCAGGGCGGCGATGGCAGCTGCAATCGTCCGCTTCGCGCCCGTCCAGGACGCACCGTCGCGAAGATCGTCGCCCGAAGGATGCACGCGCAGAACCCGGAGCAAGGGGACGCGGACGTTCCCGTCCCATTCCTCGGCCCCGATGTCGACCCGCCCGCCCCGGATCCGTGGCTGGCCATGGAGATCCCGCCAGTCGGACGCCACAGCCGAGTCATCCCCCGCCTGGATGCAGGGCGAGGTGGCGGTCAGGCGATAGTCCCCGTGGGAAAAGCCCGCGAAGCGGGGATCGAAGGAGAGATTCCCGTCCTGCCCGGTGAGATCGGCGAGACCGTCGTAGTCGAGTTGATTGCCATGCAACAGGTTGTGGGAGGCGGTGACGGGTCCGCCTGGCGAATCGATCGAACGGGAAAGCCCGGCGGCATTGAAGGCAATGAGATTATTGGCGATTCGGATGGAACGGACACCGAGCCAGCGGAGGGCGGGACCGCTGTTCCCGGCCAGGGTGTTGTTGATGACCTGAGGATGGTCGCGGGCACCGCCCACCAGGAGAATCCCGCCGGCCTGCCAGCCGCTATTGGCGACGATGAGGTTGTTGGCCACCACCTCCGCCATGCCGTCATTCACGCAGGCAATGGCGCCGCCCCCCAGACTGCGATCTCCCAGCGGGGGTTGGGTGGCGATGTTCTCCGCCAGGATGTTGTTCAGGATTCGCGGGGCACTGGGCACCACCACCTGCCCGTCCTCCGAGACGAAGATGTCGCGGGCCACGATACCGCCCCCGTTCTCGCCCGCCTGGTTCCGGGCGATGAGGTTGCCCACGATCCAAGGGGACGAACCCAGATTGCCACGACGCCCGGCCATGCAGGCGATGCCCCCGCCGTCCGCGTCGTCGCCCTCGGCCCGGTTTCCCAGGATGCGGTTATTCAGAATCACCGGGTTGGCACCGTTGTAGCAGCAGATTCCGCCGCCGGGTCCCAGCGAGACGTTCCCGGTGATGAGATTGTTGGCGAGGGTGGGGGAGGTGGCGGTGCACGCGATCCCGCCGCCCAGGACGCCACGGCCGTTCCGCACCACGAAGCCGTCCAGGCGCGTCGCCGGCGTGGCGCCTGCACTTTCGCATCGCACGACCGTACCCGCCGCTTCTCCATCGAGGATGGTGAGGTGGCGGTTGAAATCGCGTTGGTCGCGAGCTGTCTCGGTTCCCTCGAAGCCGCCGTAGAGGGCCACCTCATTCTGCAGAGCGATCCGCTCGAAATAGATCCCCGCCGCCACCCAAACCTCGTCGCCTTCACTGGACTGGGCCAACGCCGCCGCCACGGACCGCTTCGCCGAAGTCCAGGAACTGCCGGATGCCGCATCCGAACCCGTGGACCGAACATGCCAGATGGCGGCCGACGCCGAGGGAACGAGGAGCACGATCCCCAACCACCATGCCGACCATCGCACGCCACAGCGACCTCGCATGGCTGACCTCACACCTGCGCATCCTCCGCGGTCTGCGAGATTTTGCTACGCAAAATTTGCTAAGGTATTGACCGGACTTGCCCTTGCCCTGGTCATCAATTCCTCTTCCTGCCCTCCTGTCCTGAGCCGGTACACCCCCCAAAGGCGTGTCAATTTCTATATGCCAGTCCTATAGTAGTTTGGAGCAGCCCAGAACCTCCCTGCGGGCGCCTTGGTTCTGCCGGCTTGCCCGGATCCGGGTAAGGGCGAGAGTGAGGGCCATGACGACAACCCTTCGATGGCTGGCTTTGGCAGGCGCAGCGCTGGTGCTCAATGGTCCGGTGGCTTGGCCGAAGGATGAGCCGACGCTTTCGGAACAGGTGGGGACGGCTCTTGCCTCGTTTCAACGGGCCGACTCCACCTTGGCGGAGAGGTTGACAGGAGCGGTCGGCTACGCGGTGTTCCCGTCGGTTGGAAAGGGCGGGCTCGTATTCGGGGGTGCCCGGGGGACGGGGCAGGCGTTCGAGCAGGGGCGATTGATTGGGGAGGTTGTGCTGACGCAGGTGACCTTCGGGTTGCAGGTCGGCGGCCAAGCGTTCGCCCAACTGGTGCTGTTCGAGGATTCGGCGGCGCTGGACCGACTCAAAGAGAGCAAACTCGAGATGAGCGCCCAGATCGGGGCCGTAGCTGCCGCAGAGGGCGCCGCCAAGAACGCACGGTACGTCGAGGGGGTCCTGATTTTCACGCGTCCCCTGACAGGATTGATGGCGGAGGCCACCGTGGGAGGGCAGCGGTTCCGCTTTCGATCTGAAAAGCCTTGAGGACGCACGGCGCCCGCCGTTCCGGCAGCCCTTCTGAAAGGCGTCGGCTGCTCGTTGAGAACTTGGGGAGACTCCGGGTTGGCACCGGGCAAAAAGTCCGGTTTCAATCGGTGCGTGGATCTGCACGTTGAGCCATTCGATCTCCATCTCGCCCATCGCTGGGCCATTGCCAGTCGCACCGGTCCCGGCGGGGGAGACGGCACCGACACCTTCCCGGTGGTGCTGGTTCGCATACGGGATGCGGATGGAATCGAGGGCTGGGGCGAAAGTGCTCCTTCCACGCGCTATGGCGAGTCGCCGGAGTCGGTCCGGGAAGTCCTGAAGACGGTGGATGGCACCCGGTTGTCGTGGGACGACCTCGAGGCGAGCCGGGCCTACTTGCAGGAACTGGGGCCGGAATCTCCCGCGGCGCGGTGCGCTCTGGATATCGCGCTACTCGACGGGGCGGCCCGGAAGGCGCGCCAGGCGGTGCATACTTTTCTGGGGGTTCCGTTCACCGAGGGCCGGCACGTGACGTCCTTCAGCATCGGCCTCGATACCCCGGAGGTGATCCGCGCCAAAGTCCTGGAGGCGGAACCGTATCCGATCCTCAAACTAAAGCTGGGGAGCGCCTCCGACCGCGAAAACCTCGCCGCTCTCCGCTCGGCGGCCCCGGAAAAGCCGGTCCGTGTGGATGCCAACGAGGCCTGGAAAACGCGGGAGCATGCGCTGCGCGAACTCGAATGGCTGGCCACCGACGGGCGCATTGAATTCGTTGAACAGCCGATGCCGGCCGGCACGCCCCGTGCCGACCGGGAATGGCTTCACGCCCGCTCTCCGATTCCGCTGATGGCGGATGAATCGTACCGGGACGCCTCGGATCTGCCAGCGGTGCTCGGATGTTTCGCTTCGGTGAACGTGAAGCTGGTGAAGACCGGAGGCATCACTGGCGCCCACGCCGCCCTTCAAGCGGCCCGCAATGCCGGACTGAAGACGATGCTCGGCTGCATGATCGAGAGCAGCGTCCTGATCGCCGCAGCGGCGCACCTGGCGGACCTCACGGATTACCTGGACCTCGACGGGAATCTTCTGGTGACCAACGACCCATTTCAAGGCCTCACGGCAAACGCCGGGGTGTTGTCATGGGCCGACGCATCCGAGGTTCACGGCCTGCGGGTGACGCGCCGGGCGGGGACCTGATATTGCCCAACCCGCCCGGCCGAAGTCGAGACAACCATACCCCCTTGGACACGCATTAACCGGCCATTGCGGTCAACAATTAAGAGTCAGACAAATTGCTGTCTTTTATTGTGTCAGTCTAATTTTTATTGTCATTGTCAGCGTCAATTTCTTTGAGTCAGTTTTATTATTTATTCTAGTCTAGTGGCAGGCTTAGTTTTGTTGTCGGCGTCAAGCGTCAATAACTTTGCGTCAGCCTTATTACTTCGTTGCCCATCGGTCGCGCAGTTGGCGTTTGGGATCCCCTTCTTCAGCCGTGCTGGGAGCGGTGCTTGGTGCCCACTCTCCAGCGTGCACTGGCTCACCGGCCCCGTTTGGCGTTTGGCGCGGGAATGGATCAGGGAAGGGCGAAGCACCAGTAGGCGTCGCCGGGTCGGGTGCCCGGTTTGCCGGCGCCGCCAGCAGCGATCACCACGTATTGCCGGTCCCCAACCTGGTACGTCGCAGGTGTCGCGTAGCCTCCTGCATCGAGTTGAAAGGTCCAGAGCACATCGCCGGTGCGAGAGTCGAAGGCCCGGAATCGCTCGTCCATGGTCGCCGCGATGAACACCAGGCCCCCGGCCGTCGCGATCGGGCCGCCGATATTGAAAGTGCCCGTCGGCGGCATGCCGCGTCTTTCCAGTTCGGGATAAGTGCCCAGCGGCACTTGCCAGGCGATTCGACCGCGATTCAGGTCCACCGCGGTGAGGGTTCCCCAAGGCGGACGGGTGGCAGGGAAACCATCGGGATCGCGGAGTTCAGGGTGCCCGTTGGCCAGCCAGGGGATGCGGTTGGCCCAGGCGGCCTGGGTCGAATCGAGAGGCACCGTCTCACCCCCACGTTCACCGAAGAGGTAGGTCGCCACGGCGTCCCGTTCGAGGTCTGAGAGGTTGGCGAACGACGGCATCTGGCCGCGGCCCGACAGGAGGAGGTCGATCAGTGCCTCGCGCGAAAGCCGCTCCCGGACGTCCCGCAACGAAACCGAGCCGGGAAGGTCCGGACGGCCTCCGCCATGACATTGAGCACAAAGCGCTCGGTGCAGGTGGTTCCCCAGTTCATACCGGGTGAGGGCCTCCTTCGGCCGGGCGGGGAACATCTGGATCCATTCGGGCTCGTTGCTGGCGTTGACGTAGAGCCAGCCGTGCGGTGGATCAACGGCCGCGCCGCCCCATTCGCCGCCGCCGTTGAACTGCGGCATCACCACGGTGGGCCGTGTCGAGGGTGGGGTGAAGAGCCCCTGGGACCGCATTTCCCTCAGGCGATTGCGGACAGCAGCCCTAGCTTCCGGGGAGCGTGTCGTGACGTCGTCCTCGCTCATCCCCTGGTGGGCAAACGGTGGGGGTCGCACCGGGAATGGCTGGGTGGGCCAGCCGACTTCGCCAGGAACGTCGGAGGCGGGTACGGGGCGTTCTTCCACTGGGAAGAGTGGCCGGCCGGTCACGCGATCGAAGACGAACAGATGGCCCATCTTGGTGATCTGCGCCGCGGCGTCGATCCGGCGGAATCCGCGGCGCAGCGTCAACAGAACCGGAGGGCAGGGGAGGTCGTAGTCCCAAAGGTCATGATGAACCGTCTGAAAGTGCCAGCGGCGTTCCCCGGTGGCTGCGTCGAGGGCGAGGGTGCAGTTGGCGAACAGGTTCATACCGGGCCGATCGCCGCCGTAATGGTCGGAATTGGCCGATCCGGTGCCGGCGTAGACGATGGCCCGGTGGACATCCAGCGTGAGGCCACCCCAGGCGTTGGCGCCGCCGTTGATCTGCCAGTTGTCGGGGCCCCAGGTCTCGTACCCGTATTCGCCCGGGTGCGGGAGGGTGTGGAAGATCCAGCGTCGTTCGCCGGTCCGGACATCGAAGGCCCGGATATGACCCGGAGCCGTCGGCGGCAAGGTGTCGGGGATTGACGATCCCATGATCAACAGATCGCGAAAGACCACCCCGGGTGTCGGGGCGAGCACCGGGAGGTCGAAGGCGTCCTGGTCAAGGCCCTGGCGCAAGTCGATGAATCCGCCTGGCCCGAATTCGGGAACAGGTTCGCCGGAGTCGGCACGGAGGGCGAACAGGCGCGGACCGGCGGCAAAGAAGAGCCGGCGTTCGTGGCCTTCACCCCACCAAGCCAGACCGCGGTTCACTCCGCTCCCGGGACGGCCGGCCCACGGATCGAACACCCAGCGTTCGCGCCCGGTATCCGCGTCGAGGGCGAACACCTTCATCCCGGGAGTCGTACCGTAGAGGATGCCGTCAAGGATCAGCGGATTGCATTGAATGGTGGTCGGGGGCCGATCGCGCCGATCGTCGCAGCGGTACACCCAGACCGGGCGCAACCGGGCGACATTGCGCCGGTGAATCTGGCGGAGGCTGGAGTAATGGGTCCCGGCGGCGTCGCCGTGGTACACCGCCCAATCGCGCCCCGCCTGCGCTCCAGCCTCCCAACCCCAAGTAATCCACAGAAGTGAGGCTCCCACCCGAAGCGCGCCCCAGGCGCGTCCCCACCCGGCGGCGCCCTGAACCTCCACAGTCAGGCGGGGTTCGGGGTGGAGCGGTCGAGGGATCGCCACGGCTCCTGGTCGCTCACATCCACGAGGAACGGACCCTTGGCGGCGGCCGGCGATAGAATTGCGAGGATCACCGCATCGTCCCCGGAACGGTTGAAGGTGGCGTGGACCACGCCGGCGGGGATGTGCGCGCTATCGCCCGGGCCGAGTCTGCGGGACGACGTCTCGACCCATTGCTCGACGTGGCCGGAGAGCACGTAGATCACCTCCTCGAGTTCGGGATGGGTATGGAAGTTATGTCCTTTGCCCGGAGGCAGGGTGGCCTGGCAGATCTGGAGGCGCTCGGCCTCGACTACTTCCGGGCGGCAGATCCAATAGTTGGTTCGACCCTTGAACTCCTCCTTCAAGGCATCGGCGAGGGTGACAAAACGGCGGGGGGCGGATGGGGTTGGATTCATGGGGACCGTGGGGTTGTGGGACGCTGACAGGCATTGGCCTGATGCCGAGGAGAACGCATCCGCGTTTCGCACTCTGAGGCGGATGGCCGGCTCGCCTTCATCCCTTCCTCCGGGCGCTCTTGCGACCGGCGGGACGCGTCCTGGCCAGCGTCCTGGCTAGATTGGCCGAGGCCGGGGCCTTCAACGCCTTGAAGTCCCGGGTCAACTGGGTCAGGGACGCCTCGACGCCCATGCGTTCGAGGGAACTCGCGCCGACGAAGCCGACGGCGTCGGTGGTGCGCAGGATGCGTTCGGCGTCGGCGGGGGTGTTGATGGGTCCGCCGTGGGCAAGGAAGAGGATGTCCTTCCGCACGCGCCGGGCGGCCTCGATGATCTGCTGGGTGCGTTCGATGGCGAAATCCCAGGTCACCACCGCGTTCTTCACCCCGATGCTGCCGCCGACGGTGGTGCCGACATGGGCGATGATGGCGTCGGCGCCGGCCTTGGCCATCTCGACGGCCTCCTGCGCCGTGGCCACATAGACCACGGAGAAGAGATCCATGCGTCGGGCCAGCGCCACCATCTCGAACTCCTTCTGGACGCTCATGCCGG
This region includes:
- a CDS encoding right-handed parallel beta-helix repeat-containing protein — its product is MRGRCGVRWSAWWLGIVLLVPSASAAIWHVRSTGSDAASGSSWTSAKRSVAAALAQSSEGDEVWVAAGIYFERIALQNEVALYGGFEGTETARDQRDFNRHLTILDGEAAGTVVRCESAGATPATRLDGFVVRNGRGVLGGGIACTATSPTLANNLITGNVSLGPGGGICCYNGANPVILNNRILGNRAEGDDADGGGIACMAGRRGNLGSSPWIVGNLIARNQAGENGGGIVARDIFVSEDGQVVVPSAPRILNNILAENIATQPPLGDRSLGGGAIACVNDGMAEVVANNLIVANSGWQAGGILLVGGARDHPQVINNTLAGNSGPALRWLGVRSIRIANNLIAFNAAGLSRSIDSPGGPVTASHNLLHGNQLDYDGLADLTGQDGNLSFDPRFAGFSHGDYRLTATSPCIQAGDDSAVASDWRDLHGQPRIRGGRVDIGAEEWDGNVRVPLLRVLRVHPSGDDLRDGASWTGAKRTIAAAIAALHEAALDAAPGIGGGEIWVAAGTYRENLVLPPHVHLYGGFVGGEITRAERNPDAHATVIDGTSRNRVLLIWGGHRVHTVDGFRVQGGRLTGGPSDQGGGMECYYSGPRIAGCTVTGNVANLGGAIGGFGADPWITDCRLTDNAAGADGRGLGGGIHLDRSLGTIERCVLARNAASDGGGLFASFSQPRILDCEIADNSGKGISLWNSRGLGWTLADRLEVARNRILRNVTSHEGAGLHVLFCAGRIVNNLVLLNRSGTLEGGGYGGGMSLTGGEDGGGTLLVAHNSILGNTAEFFGLNFGGGIHLYLLAHPTLVLANNIIAHNSSGLFNRQASPVSPLLVRNNVFANQDRDYQTVGAFGIPGAPLFHPSDLSVDPRFRSLDGDFRLQPGSLCIDAGDPAFAPENDADGLPRPLDGDADGFPGADLGAYEMVHPTVVGQIQFPAPTAVVHMADGECRLTLRRTVGLATAVAVPFATFEGTARAGTDFEAVQGQVTLAGGQSVAEIRIPLHRDRLGLEPRTFTVRLSDPGGTARLGSPAEVLVTLHPVRPWAEANPWNIPDSWIQQHGLVLTATSDADGDGFLDRFEYVAGTDPTRADSLLRLLSVTRGPDGRALIVTWSSVPGKRYAVRRSSSLTGAGPFGTPMVTGLTASGAVTSWTSPPGTEPHGFLLVEVEP
- a CDS encoding dipeptide epimerase, whose protein sequence is MDLHVEPFDLHLAHRWAIASRTGPGGGDGTDTFPVVLVRIRDADGIEGWGESAPSTRYGESPESVREVLKTVDGTRLSWDDLEASRAYLQELGPESPAARCALDIALLDGAARKARQAVHTFLGVPFTEGRHVTSFSIGLDTPEVIRAKVLEAEPYPILKLKLGSASDRENLAALRSAAPEKPVRVDANEAWKTREHALRELEWLATDGRIEFVEQPMPAGTPRADREWLHARSPIPLMADESYRDASDLPAVLGCFASVNVKLVKTGGITGAHAALQAARNAGLKTMLGCMIESSVLIAAAAHLADLTDYLDLDGNLLVTNDPFQGLTANAGVLSWADASEVHGLRVTRRAGT
- a CDS encoding PQQ-binding-like beta-propeller repeat protein, yielding MAIPRPLHPEPRLTVEVQGAAGWGRAWGALRVGASLLWITWGWEAGAQAGRDWAVYHGDAAGTHYSSLRQIHRRNVARLRPVWVYRCDDRRDRPPTTIQCNPLILDGILYGTTPGMKVFALDADTGRERWVFDPWAGRPGSGVNRGLAWWGEGHERRLFFAAGPRLFALRADSGEPVPEFGPGGFIDLRQGLDQDAFDLPVLAPTPGVVFRDLLIMGSSIPDTLPPTAPGHIRAFDVRTGERRWIFHTLPHPGEYGYETWGPDNWQINGGANAWGGLTLDVHRAIVYAGTGSANSDHYGGDRPGMNLFANCTLALDAATGERRWHFQTVHHDLWDYDLPCPPVLLTLRRGFRRIDAAAQITKMGHLFVFDRVTGRPLFPVEERPVPASDVPGEVGWPTQPFPVRPPPFAHQGMSEDDVTTRSPEARAAVRNRLREMRSQGLFTPPSTRPTVVMPQFNGGGEWGGAAVDPPHGWLYVNASNEPEWIQMFPARPKEALTRYELGNHLHRALCAQCHGGGRPDLPGSVSLRDVRERLSREALIDLLLSGRGQMPSFANLSDLERDAVATYLFGERGGETVPLDSTQAAWANRIPWLANGHPELRDPDGFPATRPPWGTLTAVDLNRGRIAWQVPLGTYPELERRGMPPTGTFNIGGPIATAGGLVFIAATMDERFRAFDSRTGDVLWTFQLDAGGYATPATYQVGDRQYVVIAAGGAGKPGTRPGDAYWCFALP
- a CDS encoding cupin domain-containing protein yields the protein MNPTPSAPRRFVTLADALKEEFKGRTNYWICRPEVVEAERLQICQATLPPGKGHNFHTHPELEEVIYVLSGHVEQWVETSSRRLGPGDSAHIPAGVVHATFNRSGDDAVILAILSPAAAKGPFLVDVSDQEPWRSLDRSTPNPA
- a CDS encoding phosphoenolpyruvate hydrolase family protein → MPNPWTGRGNPYTRTEVIERLRATLDQGDAIIAAGAGTGISAKFIEKGGADLLIIYNSGRFRMMGHGSTCGLMAYGDANAIAMEIGEYEVLPVVDEIPVICGVHATDPRRRMWHWLLKVKEMGFSGVNNFPTHTIVDGHFRGVLEETGMSVQKEFEMVALARRMDLFSVVYVATAQEAVEMAKAGADAIIAHVGTTVGGSIGVKNAVVTWDFAIERTQQIIEAARRVRKDILFLAHGGPINTPADAERILRTTDAVGFVGASSLERMGVEASLTQLTRDFKALKAPASANLARTLARTRPAGRKSARRKG